One window from the genome of Sulfurimonas hongkongensis encodes:
- the hpf gene encoding ribosome hibernation-promoting factor, HPF/YfiA family, with protein MNISLTGRHLELTEPIKAHINTSIETLSKYKMDIIAVNVVVSTQTKKGKEHSVVEFVINLAHKNSVVIKQSDGDLYAAVDLAIARAQKALRRIHDKEVTHRQTGINEMKSENVDVKAQAVANEDEIIPVELDLYKPREVEDVLNDLKDSGKMFEIFLDNEDKTRVLYKRNDGKFGLY; from the coding sequence ATGAATATTTCTCTTACGGGAAGACATTTAGAACTAACTGAGCCTATCAAAGCTCATATAAACACTTCTATTGAGACATTGTCTAAGTACAAGATGGATATTATCGCTGTAAACGTTGTAGTATCTACCCAAACCAAAAAGGGTAAAGAACACTCTGTAGTTGAGTTTGTTATAAATCTTGCACACAAAAACTCTGTTGTTATCAAACAAAGCGATGGTGATCTCTACGCTGCTGTTGACCTCGCAATAGCAAGAGCACAAAAAGCTCTTCGTCGTATCCACGACAAAGAGGTGACTCATCGTCAGACTGGCATTAACGAAATGAAATCAGAGAATGTAGATGTAAAGGCTCAAGCAGTAGCTAATGAAGATGAGATTATTCCAGTAGAATTAGACCTCTACAAACCTCGTGAAGTTGAAGATGTTTTAAACGACCTAAAAGACAGTGGTAAAATGTTTGAAATATTTTTAGACAATGAAGATAAAACTCGTGTTCTATATAAAAGAAATGACGGTAAATTCGGCTTGTATTAA
- the recG gene encoding ATP-dependent DNA helicase RecG, giving the protein MNLTKDIEVKFKKLGVNSWCELALNIPHSYEDLTLHSQIEIAKPQLIDATVESVFRSANSIQITFFAHNFGHTIGGVLFRPKPYMLHQFKVGERDYFYGVINCNAGLCSMAMPRKTANIGAITPKYKSALRSDVMLRLIQNNLTLETLVNEGLKEAIAKEILSLHFPKTLLNLKELDIKTLDALKYLELFCYMKRLSKKRRYFKPLVSVESEFKSWASTLPFTLTNEQTQTIEDIQKDFAKDVASKRMIVGDVGSGKTMVILASAFMMLPHRSILMAPTTILANQLYEEAQKYLPKVKSTLVTNKSKKLDLSKYDFIIGTHALLHRELPDAALVMVDEQHRFGTAQRNLLEKVISEGELKPHFLQFSATPIPRTQAMIETAHIDVSLITTTPFTKNISSRVIHKSDFKELLAHIKEEISKNNQVLLVYPLVEQSEVLEYQSIEEARGYWEKNFKNVYVTHGKDKQKEEVLLDFRARGDILIATTVVEVGISLPRLSTVVIVGAERLGLSTLHQLRGRVSRTGLQGYCYLYTNQKSSDRLERFVETTSGFDIANLDLKFRKGGDLLKGATQSGSQFKWIDLAEDEEIVKCVKEDLK; this is encoded by the coding sequence ATGAATCTCACAAAAGATATAGAAGTAAAGTTTAAAAAGCTCGGTGTCAACTCTTGGTGCGAACTCGCTTTAAATATTCCTCACTCTTATGAAGATTTAACACTACACTCTCAGATAGAGATAGCAAAACCACAACTTATAGATGCCACAGTTGAGTCAGTTTTTCGCTCTGCAAACTCCATCCAGATAACTTTTTTTGCACACAACTTTGGTCACACAATAGGCGGTGTTTTATTTCGTCCAAAACCATATATGCTACATCAGTTTAAAGTAGGAGAAAGAGACTACTTTTATGGAGTTATAAACTGTAATGCTGGACTTTGCAGTATGGCAATGCCAAGAAAAACTGCAAATATTGGTGCCATAACTCCAAAGTATAAATCAGCCTTAAGAAGTGATGTGATGCTTCGCCTCATTCAAAATAACCTCACATTAGAGACTCTTGTAAATGAGGGCTTAAAAGAAGCAATCGCAAAAGAAATTTTATCTTTGCACTTTCCTAAAACCCTTTTAAACCTAAAAGAGCTAGATATAAAAACTCTAGATGCACTAAAGTATTTAGAACTTTTTTGCTATATGAAGAGACTCTCTAAAAAGAGAAGATACTTTAAGCCTTTAGTGAGTGTAGAGTCTGAGTTTAAGTCGTGGGCTTCAACGCTTCCCTTTACTCTAACAAATGAGCAGACACAAACAATAGAAGATATTCAAAAAGACTTTGCAAAAGATGTAGCTTCAAAGCGAATGATAGTTGGAGATGTTGGAAGTGGTAAGACTATGGTTATCCTTGCATCTGCTTTTATGATGTTACCTCATCGCTCAATTTTGATGGCACCAACTACTATTTTGGCAAACCAACTCTATGAAGAAGCACAAAAATATCTTCCAAAGGTAAAGTCTACTTTAGTTACAAACAAATCTAAAAAACTAGATTTATCTAAGTATGATTTTATCATAGGAACCCATGCCCTACTACACAGAGAACTCCCAGATGCTGCTTTAGTTATGGTTGATGAACAACATCGTTTTGGAACTGCTCAAAGAAACTTGCTAGAGAAAGTCATAAGCGAGGGAGAGTTAAAACCTCATTTTTTACAATTTAGCGCTACCCCCATTCCTAGAACTCAAGCCATGATAGAGACAGCTCACATAGATGTAAGTCTCATCACAACTACTCCATTTACAAAAAATATCTCAAGCAGAGTTATACATAAGAGTGACTTTAAAGAGTTACTTGCCCATATAAAAGAGGAGATAAGCAAAAACAATCAAGTGCTCTTAGTCTATCCTCTAGTTGAGCAAAGTGAGGTTTTAGAGTATCAAAGTATAGAAGAAGCAAGAGGCTATTGGGAGAAAAATTTCAAAAATGTCTATGTAACCCATGGCAAAGACAAACAAAAAGAGGAAGTTTTACTAGACTTTAGAGCCAGAGGCGACATCCTTATAGCTACAACTGTTGTAGAGGTTGGCATCTCTCTTCCACGACTAAGCACTGTGGTTATTGTTGGTGCTGAGAGATTGGGGCTTTCAACTCTGCATCAGCTAAGAGGAAGAGTGAGTAGAACTGGACTTCAAGGTTATTGCTATCTCTATACGAACCAAAAGAGCTCTGATAGATTAGAGAGATTTGTAGAGACTACTAGTGGTTTTGATATTGCAAATCTTGATTTGAAGTTTAGAAAAGGTGGAGATTTGCTAAAGGGTGCAACTCAGAGTGGAAGTCAGTTTAAGTGGATTGATTTGGCAGAAGATGAAGAGATAGTTAAGTGTGTAAAAGAGGATTTAAAATAA
- a CDS encoding M16 family metallopeptidase: MIKKIFFTLLMMGQIIMAATIQYIETQDFKVPIIFEEDRRLPLVSMQFIFENSGSITDTKKAGLAKFSAKILGEGTKELGSSAFAESLESKAIHISSHAGTETFVMELGCLKEEFDTGLKKLQALLSDPNISEDALKKVKTTTLGSLSSKQNNFDYVASNELKRLLFKDTPLANPSSGTLESVESIELEDVKSFIKEHLVSSRLIVAIGGDVDIEKAKKEIQKIIASMPKGELKKLAHYEVNKKVEESILKRETEQAYMYFGSPYNIDYDSADYYKAKVATFILGTGGFGSRLMEEIRVKQGLAYSAYARLSVSKSSSYMSGYLQTKLDSLEVAQNSVKEVIAEFVKNGVTEDELEQTKKFLLGSEPLRAETMSQRLNRTFMEFYKGQELGHSQKELELIKKLKLKDLNEFIKNHKEILNLSFAIVTK; this comes from the coding sequence ATGATAAAAAAGATTTTTTTTACTTTACTAATGATGGGACAAATAATAATGGCAGCGACAATACAATATATAGAGACACAAGACTTTAAAGTCCCAATAATTTTTGAAGAGGATAGAAGGCTTCCTTTAGTTAGCATGCAGTTTATCTTCGAAAATAGTGGAAGCATAACAGACACTAAAAAGGCAGGTCTTGCAAAGTTTAGTGCAAAAATACTTGGAGAGGGCACAAAAGAGCTTGGTTCATCTGCTTTTGCAGAGTCACTAGAGAGCAAGGCTATACATATCTCATCACATGCTGGAACTGAGACTTTTGTGATGGAGCTTGGTTGTTTAAAAGAGGAGTTTGATACTGGGCTTAAAAAGCTTCAAGCACTTTTAAGTGATCCAAACATAAGCGAAGATGCACTTAAAAAGGTCAAAACCACAACTCTAGGTTCACTAAGCTCTAAGCAAAACAACTTTGACTATGTAGCTTCAAATGAACTAAAGAGACTTTTGTTTAAAGATACTCCACTTGCAAATCCATCATCTGGAACCTTAGAGAGTGTAGAGAGCATTGAGCTTGAAGATGTAAAGAGTTTTATCAAAGAGCATCTAGTTAGCTCAAGACTTATAGTTGCAATTGGTGGCGATGTAGATATAGAAAAAGCAAAAAAAGAGATACAAAAGATAATAGCTTCAATGCCAAAGGGAGAGTTAAAAAAACTTGCTCACTATGAGGTAAATAAAAAAGTAGAAGAGAGTATCCTAAAAAGAGAGACTGAGCAGGCTTATATGTATTTTGGCTCGCCTTATAATATAGACTATGATTCTGCGGATTATTACAAAGCTAAAGTAGCTACTTTTATACTTGGGACTGGTGGTTTTGGATCACGTCTGATGGAAGAGATAAGAGTAAAGCAAGGCTTGGCTTATTCTGCTTATGCAAGACTGAGTGTTAGCAAATCAAGTAGCTATATGAGCGGTTATTTACAAACAAAACTAGATTCACTAGAAGTTGCACAAAATAGTGTTAAAGAAGTTATTGCAGAGTTTGTAAAAAATGGTGTAACAGAAGATGAGCTAGAACAGACTAAAAAGTTTTTACTAGGAAGTGAACCCCTTAGAGCTGAGACAATGAGCCAAAGACTAAACCGTACATTTATGGAGTTTTATAAAGGTCAAGAACTCGGACATTCACAAAAAGAGCTAGAGCTTATAAAAAAGCTAAAACTCAAAGATTTAAATGAGTTTATCAAAAACCACAAAGAGATTTTAAACCTGAGTTTTGCCATAGTTACCAAATGA
- a CDS encoding dehypoxanthine futalosine cyclase, with amino-acid sequence MKRLSKEEALDLIKNADLKELGIMASKRKKELHPKGVTTFVVDRNINYTNICWVDCKFCAFYRHEKDGDAYVLTFDEIDEKIDELQEIGGTQILFQGGVHPKLKIEWYEDLVEHIHTKYPQITIHGFSSIEIDFIAKVSRISVEEVLQRLKDKGLASIPGAGAEILSDKVRDIIAPKKIDSEVWIDIHRKAHKLGIMSTATMMYGTVESDEDIIEHFDMIRRLQDETGGFRAFIMWSFQGQNTELLRLIPDMDKPSSNRYLRLLAVARLYLDNVPNIQSSWVTQGAYIGQMALRYGANDLGSTMMEENVVSSAGAAYSMAKGQMVDLIRDIGEIPAIRNTAYETLERFA; translated from the coding sequence ATGAAAAGACTAAGCAAAGAAGAAGCACTAGACTTAATCAAAAACGCTGACTTAAAAGAGCTCGGTATCATGGCATCAAAAAGAAAAAAAGAGTTGCATCCAAAAGGTGTGACAACTTTTGTAGTCGATAGAAATATAAACTATACAAATATTTGTTGGGTTGATTGCAAATTTTGTGCTTTTTATAGACATGAAAAAGACGGAGATGCTTATGTTTTAACATTTGATGAGATAGATGAAAAGATAGATGAACTACAAGAGATTGGTGGGACTCAAATCCTCTTTCAAGGCGGTGTACATCCAAAACTAAAGATAGAGTGGTATGAAGATTTAGTTGAACACATCCATACTAAATATCCACAAATCACTATTCATGGTTTTTCATCCATCGAGATAGATTTTATAGCAAAGGTCTCTCGCATAAGCGTTGAAGAAGTGTTACAAAGACTAAAAGACAAGGGTTTGGCATCTATTCCTGGAGCTGGAGCTGAGATACTCAGTGACAAGGTTCGTGATATCATCGCACCAAAGAAGATAGACTCAGAGGTTTGGATAGATATCCATAGAAAAGCTCACAAACTTGGTATCATGAGTACAGCTACTATGATGTATGGAACTGTTGAGAGTGATGAGGATATCATTGAGCATTTTGATATGATAAGACGACTTCAAGATGAGACGGGTGGATTCCGTGCTTTTATCATGTGGAGTTTTCAAGGACAAAACACTGAACTACTGCGACTCATTCCAGATATGGACAAACCATCTTCAAACAGATATTTAAGACTCTTAGCAGTTGCAAGACTATACTTAGATAATGTACCAAACATCCAGAGTTCTTGGGTAACTCAAGGTGCATATATCGGTCAAATGGCACTTCGATATGGAGCAAATGACTTAGGCTCAACTATGATGGAAGAAAACGTTGTAAGCAGTGCAGGAGCGGCTTACTCGATGGCAAAAGGGCAGATGGTAGATCTTATAAGAGATATAGGTGAGATTCCAGCTATAAGAAATACAGCTTATGAAACGCTAGAGAGGTTTGCTTAA
- the nusB gene encoding transcription antitermination factor NusB: MATRHHARMAVVSLLYAYDLGNGSIAEHSDEILEEKKIRNKQRDFALGLFDGVMQNLGACDAAIIKHLKDWDFERLGSIERATLRLATYEILFGELDSAVVINEAVEITKAFGTEQSPKFINGVLDAISKDKEVA; this comes from the coding sequence ATGGCTACTCGTCATCACGCTAGAATGGCAGTTGTAAGTCTACTCTATGCTTACGATCTAGGAAATGGAAGCATTGCTGAGCACTCAGATGAGATACTTGAAGAAAAAAAGATTCGTAACAAACAAAGGGACTTTGCATTAGGTCTTTTTGATGGAGTTATGCAAAATCTTGGGGCTTGTGATGCGGCCATTATCAAGCACTTAAAAGATTGGGATTTTGAGAGATTAGGATCCATTGAGAGGGCTACTCTTAGACTTGCAACTTATGAGATTTTATTTGGTGAGCTTGATTCTGCTGTAGTCATCAACGAAGCTGTTGAGATTACAAAAGCATTTGGAACTGAGCAATCTCCTAAGTTTATAAATGGTGTCTTAGATGCCATCTCAAAAGATAAAGAAGTTGCATAG
- the ribH gene encoding 6,7-dimethyl-8-ribityllumazine synthase, whose translation MKLIEGKLKVVNDKKIAIVSTRWNHFIVDRLVEGAKDAFARHGGDDSDLTHVLVPGAFELPMIVDQLLASGKYDAVCALGAVIRGATPHFDYVSAEATKGIATMSLKYQKPVSFGLLTTDTIEQAIERAGTKAGNKGFEAMTTVIEMIDLYESL comes from the coding sequence ATGAAGTTGATCGAAGGTAAATTAAAAGTAGTAAACGATAAAAAAATTGCCATAGTTAGTACAAGATGGAACCACTTTATAGTTGATAGGCTAGTTGAGGGTGCAAAAGATGCATTTGCTCGTCATGGCGGAGATGATAGCGACCTTACTCATGTATTAGTCCCAGGTGCATTTGAGCTTCCTATGATAGTTGATCAACTTTTAGCATCGGGCAAATACGATGCAGTTTGTGCTTTGGGTGCAGTTATCCGTGGAGCAACTCCGCACTTTGATTATGTCTCAGCTGAGGCTACAAAAGGCATCGCAACTATGAGTTTAAAGTACCAAAAACCAGTATCTTTTGGACTTTTAACTACTGACACAATAGAGCAAGCGATTGAACGCGCTGGAACAAAAGCAGGAAACAAAGGCTTTGAGGCTATGACTACGGTTATCGAGATGATTGACCTTTACGAGTCACTATAA
- the kdsA gene encoding 3-deoxy-8-phosphooctulonate synthase, translating into MLLLSGPCVIESEENIFKIAKSLEKYHKDKEIEFFFKASFDKANRTSLESFRGLGMDEGLRILQKVKEDFGYKIVTDVHESVQVPIVAEVVDMLQIPAFLCRQTDLLVACAKTNAKINIKKGQFLSGDAMIYPLLKVLQTRLCKDASYENAKKHGVYLCERGNSFGYGNMVVDMRNLVTMREFAPVIFDATHSVQMPTAVGGKTGGDSSFVPYLAKAAAAVGVDGFFMETHFDPSIALSDGPNMIKLDELENLIKTIKKIREI; encoded by the coding sequence ATGCTATTACTAAGTGGACCTTGTGTCATAGAGAGTGAAGAGAATATTTTTAAAATCGCTAAATCTTTGGAGAAATACCATAAAGATAAGGAGATAGAGTTCTTTTTTAAGGCGAGTTTTGACAAAGCCAATAGAACTTCACTAGAGAGTTTTCGTGGGCTTGGAATGGATGAGGGGCTTAGGATTTTGCAAAAGGTCAAAGAGGATTTTGGTTATAAAATAGTGACCGATGTACATGAGTCAGTTCAAGTTCCAATAGTTGCCGAAGTGGTAGATATGTTACAGATTCCTGCATTTTTGTGCAGACAGACAGATTTACTGGTAGCTTGTGCAAAAACTAATGCTAAGATAAACATCAAAAAAGGTCAATTTTTAAGTGGAGATGCGATGATATATCCGCTTCTAAAAGTCCTACAAACTAGACTCTGCAAAGATGCTAGTTATGAAAATGCTAAAAAACATGGTGTCTATCTTTGTGAGAGAGGAAACTCTTTTGGATATGGAAATATGGTGGTTGATATGCGAAACTTAGTCACCATGAGAGAGTTTGCACCAGTTATCTTTGATGCTACTCACTCAGTTCAGATGCCAACAGCAGTAGGCGGAAAAACAGGCGGAGATAGCTCCTTTGTTCCATACTTAGCAAAAGCAGCTGCGGCTGTTGGAGTTGATGGCTTTTTTATGGAGACACACTTTGACCCTAGCATCGCTCTTAGTGATGGGCCAAATATGATAAAATTAGACGAGTTAGAAAATCTAATAAAAACAATCAAGAAAATTAGAGAGATTTAA
- a CDS encoding DMT family transporter, with protein MNRIKSLNKGVKYMLIASFSFAIMGAFVKLASEHMSSLEVVFFRNLFGVALIGYTVYKNPMKQIGGKPFLLFFRGFMGFSALLAYFYNIANIPLGDAVTYSKTAPIFTAIFAWAFLSEKLSLSAWIAVFLGFCGIVLIAQPGAIGFTKYDILGIFSGVGAALAYTSVRELRKYYDTRAIVLSFTLVGTIGPILLFVISEFIHLPSLDFMLGEFVMPSGVVWLYVIGLGVLGTLSQYFMTKAYGETKAGIVGAVSYTNIVFAIFVGMLLGDAFPSFLTSAGILLVVIAGIMVARDK; from the coding sequence ATGAATAGAATTAAAAGTTTAAATAAGGGCGTAAAATATATGCTCATAGCATCCTTTAGTTTTGCTATTATGGGTGCTTTTGTAAAACTAGCATCAGAACATATGTCATCGCTTGAAGTTGTCTTTTTTAGAAATCTCTTTGGTGTAGCCCTCATCGGCTATACAGTCTATAAAAACCCCATGAAACAAATTGGCGGAAAGCCTTTTTTACTCTTTTTTCGTGGTTTTATGGGTTTTTCTGCACTTCTTGCTTACTTTTACAACATCGCAAACATTCCGCTAGGCGATGCTGTAACCTACTCTAAGACCGCACCTATCTTTACCGCCATCTTTGCTTGGGCATTTTTGAGTGAAAAACTCTCTTTGTCTGCTTGGATAGCTGTCTTTTTAGGTTTTTGTGGGATTGTACTCATCGCTCAGCCTGGTGCTATTGGCTTTACAAAGTATGACATATTAGGTATCTTTAGCGGAGTGGGAGCAGCTCTAGCATACACTTCTGTTAGAGAGCTTAGAAAGTACTACGACACAAGGGCTATAGTGCTCTCTTTTACACTAGTTGGAACTATCGGACCAATACTCCTTTTTGTTATCTCAGAGTTTATACATCTGCCATCGCTTGACTTTATGCTAGGTGAATTTGTGATGCCAAGTGGCGTAGTTTGGCTCTATGTTATCGGTCTTGGTGTTCTTGGAACTCTTTCACAATACTTTATGACAAAAGCGTATGGAGAAACAAAAGCTGGGATAGTTGGAGCTGTGAGCTACACAAATATAGTCTTTGCTATCTTTGTAGGAATGCTTCTAGGCGATGCTTTTCCATCTTTTTTAACATCAGCTGGCATCCTACTTGTTGTTATTGCTGGGATTATGGTGGCTAGAGATAAATAA
- a CDS encoding TerB family tellurite resistance protein: MGNLILLILIGGFFYWIFKSYSQYTAYSQEAFKNFSITKEALAKSDLGLFVALVAKVAKADGRVDALEAELVGNMFDDISNVFPEPSKTKSILKEIFNDEKDQTHNTSEIAQRLGQAIKTDKSKQQQFMGFLIQLAFVDGEVSASEDLVLQTIASAFEFNPDAYHAIYDQFEKMMKNIQPKVNISDAYKLLGVKDSDDMITIKKAYRKLVREYHPDIIKSQGKSEKYMQEATAKTQEINQAYEMIKKAKS; this comes from the coding sequence ATGGGCAATTTAATACTACTAATACTTATTGGCGGATTTTTCTACTGGATTTTTAAGAGTTATTCACAATATACTGCGTATTCACAAGAGGCTTTTAAAAATTTCTCCATCACAAAAGAAGCCCTGGCAAAGAGTGACTTGGGGCTTTTTGTAGCTCTTGTTGCAAAGGTTGCAAAGGCTGATGGAAGAGTGGACGCACTTGAAGCTGAGTTAGTTGGCAATATGTTTGATGATATCTCAAATGTTTTTCCAGAACCTAGTAAGACTAAGAGCATCTTAAAAGAGATATTTAACGATGAAAAAGATCAAACTCATAACACTTCTGAGATAGCTCAAAGATTAGGTCAAGCCATCAAAACAGACAAGTCAAAACAGCAACAATTTATGGGTTTTTTAATTCAGTTAGCCTTTGTTGATGGTGAAGTCTCTGCTAGTGAGGACTTAGTTCTTCAAACGATTGCAAGTGCCTTTGAATTTAATCCTGATGCTTATCACGCTATATATGATCAGTTTGAGAAGATGATGAAAAACATCCAACCAAAGGTAAATATTTCTGATGCTTATAAATTACTCGGCGTAAAAGATAGCGATGATATGATTACTATTAAAAAAGCATATAGAAAGCTTGTTCGTGAGTATCATCCTGATATCATTAAGTCTCAAGGAAAGAGTGAGAAGTATATGCAAGAAGCAACTGCAAAAACTCAAGAGATAAACCAAGCTTATGAGATGATAAAAAAAGCAAAGTCTTAA